The region TCTTCCCTTATCCCGTAGTAGGATTAGCTTTTTGCGGGTCTAAACCTTTTAATAATCCCTTAATCCGAATTCTGCCTTGATAACTTAAATTTTCCTGCCATAATCCGAATGCTCCGAATACTAATTGGTGGCATTTGAATTAAAGGTTTAGCCAAGGGTTTAAAGAGTGTATAAAGGCGTTGAACGGGGTGTATAAAAAATTTGTTCAGTCTTATAAGTGGCAAAAGTAGCGGGGTCTTGCCATTTTTTTTATGATGTTATACAATATAATTAGTAAAAAGTTTATAAAGTCCATAAAGTTTATAAAGTCCATAAAGTTTGAAGTTTTTTATAGCTTTTTGCTTTACAACTTTATAACTTTTAACTAATTATATGGCAGAAGTAAAACCAGCGGCCGAAACATTCGCCAAAATAAAAGTAATCGGAGTTGGCGGCGGCGGCGGCAGCGCCATCAACAGGATGGTGGAAGGAGGAATAAAGGGGGTTGATTTTGTCGCTATCAACACCGATGTCCAGGCCCTTCATTACAATAAAGCCGGAGAGAAGCTTCATATCGGCAAATCGGTTACTCGTGGCTTGGGAGCGGGCATGAATCCGGAATTGGGCAAGCAAGCCGCGGAAGAATCGCAAAATGAGATTAGGGATATTTTGAAAGATTCGGATATGGTTTTTGTGACTTGCGGTTTGGGCGGCGGCACAGGCACCGGCGCTTCGCCGATTGTGGCCGAGATAGCGAGAGACTTGGGCGCTCTGACGGTAGCCGTGGTTACGAAGCCATTCCAGTTTGAGGGCGGACAAAGAAAAAATATTGCCGAAAGGGGGCTTACTGAATTGGCGGATAAGGTGGACACGATTATCACGATCTGCAACGATAAGTTGTTGCAAGTTATAGATAAGAAAACTTCGCTTCTGGAAGCTTTTATGGTGGCGGACGATGTTCTTCGCCAGGGCGTGGCCGGCATTGCCGAAATTATTACCGTGCCCGGAATCATCAATGCGGATTTTGCCGACGTTAAGGCTGTTATGTCTAACGCCGGTTCGGCCTTGATGGGGATCGGCCAAGCTTCGGGCGAGAACAAGGCGATTGAAGCGGCCAAAGCGGCCATCAGTTCGCCCTTGCTCGATATGTCTATAGAGGGCGCTCGGGGCATAGTCTTTACCATAACCGGAGGTCCGAGCCTGGGCATGAACGAAGTTAACGAGGCGGCGAAAGTCATCACAGCTTCGGCTGACGAAGATGCCAAGATTATTTTCGGAGCAGTGGTTAACGATAAGTTAAAAGACGAAATAAAGATAACGGTGGTTGCGACCGGCTTTAACGGTCGTACCCCCGGTCTTATCAACACAGGTAGCGAAAGGTCCTATACTCCCAATCCTTTTATTGAAGAGGAAGAAAAGGAGCAGGAGAAGA is a window of Patescibacteria group bacterium DNA encoding:
- the ftsZ gene encoding cell division protein FtsZ; its protein translation is MAEVKPAAETFAKIKVIGVGGGGGSAINRMVEGGIKGVDFVAINTDVQALHYNKAGEKLHIGKSVTRGLGAGMNPELGKQAAEESQNEIRDILKDSDMVFVTCGLGGGTGTGASPIVAEIARDLGALTVAVVTKPFQFEGGQRKNIAERGLTELADKVDTIITICNDKLLQVIDKKTSLLEAFMVADDVLRQGVAGIAEIITVPGIINADFADVKAVMSNAGSALMGIGQASGENKAIEAAKAAISSPLLDMSIEGARGIVFTITGGPSLGMNEVNEAAKVITASADEDAKIIFGAVVNDKLKDEIKITVVATGFNGRTPGLINTGSERSYTPNPFIEEEEKEQEK